Below is a genomic region from Prolixibacteraceae bacterium.
TCTATCGAAGGAGGTAAAATTGCTTATACGCATGGTCAAGCTGTAGTTCCTTATGTATTCAGTGTAGAAGGTGTAAATGCTGGAGACAATTGGTCAACAACGGTTACAATGGGAGATATTACTGATGTAACAATTGATGATCTAGTGTCAACAGATGGGACTGTTACTGTTACGGATAATGGAGCTGGTGTATTTACTTTAACGGGTACAGGAGTTGTTGCTGATATTACTCTAAATCTTACAGTGAATAATGTTAAGAAATATTTAGAAGCAGCTGGATATAATGGTGAGGCTGAGATTAGTCCTTTGTTATCACTTACTGCTCAAACAATATTGAATCAGAAAGTTGCTGATAAAGATGCTGCTAATGATAATGCAACGGGAACTGTTAAGCGTTATTCAAACAGCAATATTACTTTTGATTAATTTAGTTAAATTCATAGATATTAAGCTATAATATGACTCAAACTCTTCGACATATAAGCCTCCTCTGTTTGATGTGGTGTTGTTGTTCTGTCTCATTGGAAGCAATGGGACAGGAGAGGGTGCGTCTTGTCGAAGGAGAGATTCATAGTTTTAGCGTAGAGGAAGTAATGGGTAGGAAATACAACTGGATATTGTATTCAGGTTTCAGTATGATGACCCATGCTTCTTCTGATTTAGAAGCAGGATTTTTGGGATCACCCAAACTTTCTGTAGTGTCTTGTGTGTTTAAGAAACCAGGTGATTATGTATTGCGCTCTAACACAGAGCAGGCAGGGTGTTTAAATAGTCGTGTACTAATTTTAAATATTCTACCAAATCATATGACTTTGGGATTTATTAATACAGATCAAGAAGCTTGCGCAACATCAATAGGAGATCTCCTACCCCTTGATTTAACTATTGAGAAGGATCTTGAAACGCGATCGACTACATATGAAAAATACTTTCCTCTGAGGGTTTCGATCCGAGTATACGAGGATAGTAAAGATAAAGGCACACAAGATATTATAATAGACAGAGAAGATGATGCGATGGCGCTTAACCTAAAGATCGATGATTTAGATGAAGACCATCGCTACTCTATACGTCTACTTAAGGCGCAAACCAATAATGGTTTGCCTATTGGTATTGTAGATACAAAGCGGAAGGTAGAATTTCTTTTAAAGAAACGACCTCGAGCAGGAAAAATCTTGATTGTAGAATAATTGCTTAATGATTAACTATTTTGAGATCAATATACTTTAAAATATGGACCTTATGTTGCCTTTGGGTAGCTACAGCTGGATTCGTTTGTGCTCAAACGATCGATCCAGATGTAACTATCTCTAGAGGTGCTGTGCATCGTTTTAAAGCTACGATCAACGATCCTATGTTTACTTACGAGTGGAAGTTAAAGACACTTGAAGGGCAGAAGATGAATTACACGTTTAAATCAACAGCAGTACAATCAGAATTAATCTATTTTGATAAAGAGGGAACCTATGAATTGAGTGTTACGCCAACACAAAAAGGGAATGGATGTCCAGGAGAGCCTACCATAATGGTTATCAAAGTAGGTATCGTACTAGAGTCTAGATTTATTGCAGCACATCAAGATCGTCATGGAAATGGTTTTCTTGGATCTTGTGATGAAACCATAAGCTTAGATGGAACCAAATCAACAGGAGAACGACTAACTTATGAATGGGGGCCTAAAGATCATTTTGACAACCCATATATTGCTTCTGCTACCTTCAATAAGAATGGAGTAACGTCTAATACTACGGTTTGGTTAGAAGTGACGGATAAATTTGGATCTACACATCGCACAGAGAAGGAGATCATTTTTGATCCAACTCCTAGAGCCATTGTACAGGGTGTATCTGAAATATCATTCGACTCATGGGTTACTCTTGATGGAAGTAATAGTATCGGAAAGAGTAATGTTTACTATTGGTCTAATAAAGACCCAGATGCCCAAGATTATGGACATGTGGATAACACAGATCCTTCGAAGATGATTGTTCGTAAAGCAGGAACGTATATCTTAAAAGTGATGGATCGTAATGGATGTACTAACAGTACAGAGTTTGCAGTAAACTATAATGGAACAGCTCCTATTACACAAGAAGATGTAGGGATTACAAAAGAGCGTGTGCATGTGGACATTAGAGTTCTTCGTAATGATTATGACTTAGAAAACGATATGGACACCTTGTCTTTAAAGGTCTTTACCAACCCATTGCATGGAACGGCTGAATTAGTATCTAAAGGGCTGATCAAATATACTCCTGATGAGACTTATCTTGGAGAAGATCAGTTTGAGTATGAGATATGTGATAGTCAAGGTCACTGTTCAACTGAGTTTGTTAAGATCCTTGTTAGAGCAGGAGTGTTGAAAGTAATAAGAGGATTCTCTCCTAATGGCGATGGTATTAATGATAGATTTGAGATCAAAGCCATTAAGATGTGTAAAGAGTCTGAAATTCATATTTATAACCGTTGGGGTGATCTTGTATATAAGAATATCCGATATGGATTAGATGGAGAAACTTCATGGTGGGATGGTATTGCCACAGAAGGAATGAATAATGGAAATGCGGTAACTTCAGGAACCTATTATTATATCTTGAAGACAGACAGTTATCCAACGAAGAAAGGTTACATTTATTTAAGTAAATAGTGGAGAATAGAGGTTTAATATGAGATTCCATACTAACATATCATATTCATTTAGAAAGACGCTTAGAACGCTTCTAATGCTTGTATGCGGTATATTGTTCTCTCTTACAGTAAGAGGTCAGCAGGATCCCCTTTATAGCCAATATTTAAATAATCTAGCCACGATTAACCCTGCATATGTAGGAGTGCAAGAGTCAATGAATATCAAATTATTGACAAGACATCAATGGACTGGCTTTGAAGGGGCACCAACGACAAGTACACTGGCTTTTACTATGCCTTACCAAGACAATCAGATGGGATTCGGAGGGCGGATTGTATATGATGGTTATGGTCCTGTGACACAGCTTGGTGTTTATGGTGATTATGCTTATCACTTAGATATCAATCCTCGAAGAGGACGTTACCTAAGCTTTGGTATCTCTGCTGGTTTTAATCTGTTTTATGCAGATATTCTAGGAATAGGAGAGAACCAAGATGATCCTGCATTTATTGCTGACATGAGTAATAAGTTTCTTCCAAATGTAGGAATTGGAATTATGTATCGAGATCGAGACTATCTAATTGGAGTATCTGTACCTAAGTTAATTGAGAATCAGGTATCGGTTAAAGATATTTCAAGAACTTCAATTAATAAAGATATGTTACACATCTATCTTCTAGGTGCTTACAAGTTTAAGCTAGATAGAGATATTGTGATGAAATTGGCTACAACGGTTCGATATATACGTAGTACGAATATTGCAGCAGATCTTCATGCTTTTGTTACTTTCTATAACAACTTCACTGGAGGGATAATGTATCGAACAGGAAACTCATTTGGTATGAGTATGCAATATGATATAAGAGAAGGAATACGCCTAGGTTATGCCTATGATATGACTTCATTAGAAGATACTTATAGCTTTCCAAGTACCCATGAGTTAATGCTTAGCTATGATATACCTTCAAATAAAAGAAGGAGATATCGTCGAAAGTCAGATTACTTCTTTT
It encodes:
- a CDS encoding gliding motility-associated C-terminal domain-containing protein, which codes for MRSIYFKIWTLCCLWVATAGFVCAQTIDPDVTISRGAVHRFKATINDPMFTYEWKLKTLEGQKMNYTFKSTAVQSELIYFDKEGTYELSVTPTQKGNGCPGEPTIMVIKVGIVLESRFIAAHQDRHGNGFLGSCDETISLDGTKSTGERLTYEWGPKDHFDNPYIASATFNKNGVTSNTTVWLEVTDKFGSTHRTEKEIIFDPTPRAIVQGVSEISFDSWVTLDGSNSIGKSNVYYWSNKDPDAQDYGHVDNTDPSKMIVRKAGTYILKVMDRNGCTNSTEFAVNYNGTAPITQEDVGITKERVHVDIRVLRNDYDLENDMDTLSLKVFTNPLHGTAELVSKGLIKYTPDETYLGEDQFEYEICDSQGHCSTEFVKILVRAGVLKVIRGFSPNGDGINDRFEIKAIKMCKESEIHIYNRWGDLVYKNIRYGLDGETSWWDGIATEGMNNGNAVTSGTYYYILKTDSYPTKKGYIYLSK
- a CDS encoding type IX secretion system membrane protein PorP/SprF translates to MRFHTNISYSFRKTLRTLLMLVCGILFSLTVRGQQDPLYSQYLNNLATINPAYVGVQESMNIKLLTRHQWTGFEGAPTTSTLAFTMPYQDNQMGFGGRIVYDGYGPVTQLGVYGDYAYHLDINPRRGRYLSFGISAGFNLFYADILGIGENQDDPAFIADMSNKFLPNVGIGIMYRDRDYLIGVSVPKLIENQVSVKDISRTSINKDMLHIYLLGAYKFKLDRDIVMKLATTVRYIRSTNIAADLHAFVTFYNNFTGGIMYRTGNSFGMSMQYDIREGIRLGYAYDMTSLEDTYSFPSTHELMLSYDIPSNKRRRYRRKSDYFF